ATTGAAGGCGTTGGAAGGTGAAGCGCAGTACGTTGAGAAAATCATCGAGCTAGGCAAAGTATTGGATGAGTACATCCCTGAGCCAGAGCGCGCGATTGACGGTGCTTTCATTATGCCAGTAGAAGATGTGTTCTCGATCTCAGGTCGTGGAACGGTTGCGACGGGTCGTATTGAGCGTGGCATCATCAAGGTTGGTGAAGAAATTGAAATCGTTGGTATTCGCGATACTTCTAAGACAACGGTTACGGGTGTTGAGATGTTCCGTAAGTTGTTAGACGAAGGTCGTGCTGGCGATAACGTAGGTATCTTGTTGCGTGGAACTAAGCGTGAAGATATCGAGCGTGGTCAAGTATTGGCAAAGCCAGGTTCAATCAACCCACACACAAAGTTCGAAGCTGAAGTTTATGTGTTGAGTAAAGAAGAAGGCGGACGTCACACTCCATTCTTCAAAGGCTACCGTCCACAGTTCTACTTCCGTACAACTGACGTAACGGGTGCTTGTGAATTGCCAGATGGTGTTGAGATGGTTATGCCAGGCGACAACATCAAGATGCAAGTTGAGTTGATTGCTCCAATCGCGATGGAAGAAGGTCTTCGTTTTGCGATTCGTGAAGGTGGCCGTACTGTTGGTGCGGGTGNNNNNNNNNNNNNNNNNNNNNNNNNNNNNNNNNNNNNNNNNNNNNNNNNNNNNNNNNNNNNNNNNNNNNNNNNNNNNNNNNNNNNNNNNNNNNNNGACAACATCAAGATGCAAGTTGAGTTGATTGCTCCAATCGCGATGGAAGAAGGTCTTCGTTTTGCGATTCGTGAAGGTGGCCGTACTGTTGGTGCGGGTGTTGTAGCGAAAATTACTGACTAAATCTGGTAGGCGCTCTCGGTTCGCTGAGAGCTCTGCTTAAAAGTCACTATAAGAATATTTATATTAAGGTTATAGGTTAACTATGAGCGTCGAAAATCAAAAAATTCGGATTCGACTAAAGGCTTTTGATCACCGCATGATCGATCGCTCGGCACAGGAAATTGTGGAAACAGCTAAGCGCACAGGCGCTATGGTGTGTGGCCCAATTCCATTGCCAACACGCATTGAGCGAATGACTCTCTTGCGTTCACCTCACGTGAACAAGAAAGCACGAGACCAGTTCGAAGTACGTACTCATAAGCGTATCGTCGATATCGTTGAGCCCACTGACAAAACTGTTGATGCGTTAATGCGTCTTGATTTGGCAGCCGGTGTAGACGTTGAAATTAAGGTTAACTAGGACTTCAGTTTAGTCGCTGATAAGTCCCTCTAACCAATCACTAATAGAGTTGATAGAAAAATGTCACTTGGATTAATTGGACAAAAAATAGGTATGACGCGCGTCTTCCAAGAAGATGGTCGCTCAGTGCCTGTTACGGTAGTAGAAGTATCTACTAACCGTGTCACACAGGTTAAAACGGTCGAAACTGACGGTTATGAAGCTGTGCAAGTAGCAAGCGGTGAACGTCGTGCAAATCGCGTTCCAAAAGCGCTTGCTGGTCACTATGCTAAAGCTAAAGTAGCACCAGGTACTCGACTTGTTGAGTTTCGTGTTAATGCGACTGAAGCTGAGCTCGAAATCGGGTCGGAAATCAAAGTCGATTTGTTTGAAGCAGGCCAAAAGGTAGATGTGCAAGGCACAAGTATCGGTAAAGGTTTTGCTGGCGGTATTAAGCGATGGGGTTTTGGTGGTTTGCGTGCAACCCACGGTGTCTCCGTTTCTCACCGTTCACTCGGTTCGACTGGCCAATGTCAAGACCCAGGTAAGGTCTTCAAAGGCAAGAAAATGGCTGGTCACATGGGCGCACGTAAGCGTACGCAGCAGGGCCTTGAAGTAGTTCGAGTTGATGCTGAGCGTAACGTCATTTTGGTGAAGGGTTCTGTGCCTGGATCAAAAGGTGGCAGCGTGATCATTAAGCCTTCTGTTAAAGCTAAGAAGTAGGTCACTATCATGGAACTTAAACAACAAAATGGTTCGGCCCTAAAAGTCTCTGAGGCTGTTTTCGGCGCGGATTATAACGAAGCATTGATTCATCAAGCAGTGGTGGCATATCAAGCCGGCGCGCGTCAAGGTACTCGTGGCCAGAAGAATCGTTCTGCGGTTTCTGGTGGCGGTGCTAAGCCTTGGCGTCAGAAAGGTACAGGCCGAGCGCGTGCTGGTACTTCTCGAAGCCCAATTTGGCGTGGTGGTGGTAAAACGTTTCCTGCTGGACCTCAAGACTTCTCACAGAAAATGAACCGCAAAGCATACCGTATTGCGATTCGTTCGATTCTTTCTGAGTTGGTTCGTCAAGACCGCTTGGTAGTCGCCGACGATTTCGTCGTGACTGAGCCAAAGACTAAGCAATT
This sequence is a window from Arenicella xantha. Protein-coding genes within it:
- the rplC gene encoding 50S ribosomal protein L3, giving the protein MSLGLIGQKIGMTRVFQEDGRSVPVTVVEVSTNRVTQVKTVETDGYEAVQVASGERRANRVPKALAGHYAKAKVAPGTRLVEFRVNATEAELEIGSEIKVDLFEAGQKVDVQGTSIGKGFAGGIKRWGFGGLRATHGVSVSHRSLGSTGQCQDPGKVFKGKKMAGHMGARKRTQQGLEVVRVDAERNVILVKGSVPGSKGGSVIIKPSVKAKK
- the rplD gene encoding 50S ribosomal protein L4 yields the protein MELKQQNGSALKVSEAVFGADYNEALIHQAVVAYQAGARQGTRGQKNRSAVSGGGAKPWRQKGTGRARAGTSRSPIWRGGGKTFPAGPQDFSQKMNRKAYRIAIRSILSELVRQDRLVVADDFVVTEPKTKQLVAKMNDFKLDDVLIVTHEFDENLILASRNLYHVGILEAQEINPLSLIGFDKVLMTTEAIKQIEEKLA
- the rpsJ gene encoding 30S ribosomal protein S10, with product MSVENQKIRIRLKAFDHRMIDRSAQEIVETAKRTGAMVCGPIPLPTRIERMTLLRSPHVNKKARDQFEVRTHKRIVDIVEPTDKTVDALMRLDLAAGVDVEIKVN
- the tuf gene encoding elongation factor Tu produces the protein MSKEKFERTKPHVNVGTIGHVDHGKTTLTAAITKCLSEAYGGTAVDFANIDNAPEERERGITISTAHVEYETENRHYAHVDCPGHADYVKNMITGAAQMDGAILVCSAADGPMPQTREHILLARQVGVPYIVVFLNKADMVDDEELLELVEMEVRELLDSYEFPGDDTPIVIGSALKALEGEAQYVEKIIELGKVLDEYIPEPERAIDGAFIMPVEDVFSISGRGTVATGRIERGIIKVGEEIEIVGIRDTSKTTVTGVEMFRKLLDEGRAGDNVGILLRGTKREDIERGQVLAKPGSINPHTKFEAEVYVLSKEEGGRHTPFFKGYRPQFYFRTTDVTGACELPDGVEMVMPGDNIKMQVELIAPIAMEEGLRFAIREGGRTVGAG